In the Vulpes vulpes isolate BD-2025 chromosome 12, VulVul3, whole genome shotgun sequence genome, ATGCACTAACGAGAGTTATTTTGGTCTTAAAATGGCAAAGTCACTGACAGCCAAGTCAAATAACCAAGTTACAAATGTTATATTCTATAATCCAAACCTGTAATAATTTAACTACTCTCTCTGGATAAAGAAGCCATCACAAAGAATGGGTTGCCACCATAGTCCTATACGGGAGACCTGAGGGAAATGTCAGGACAGGCACCAGATGTGCTTCTGACTATCCCAACCAGATCCTATTATTCCAATCCTTTCTACAATAGGTCTGAGGGCCTGAAGTTAACTTGTATTCTCGCACTCTATTAGCAGATATCATACTAGCTCTCTGGACAGCACAAAGTTAGCAGCTTGAAATCACAAAATTCCGATCAATGTTCTTGTACAAATAGGCAAACAGATGCACAAACTTTAGTTTGCTCAAATTGTTGCAGGCACTTGTGTACCACCTATCACATTATCTCTAGCACTATGCATGACAACCTAGTTAAGCTAGACACATAGCTTATGAGCCCTTCTTCCGGATGGTCTGCCATGCTCCCGACCCCATGTGGGCTACAGAGGCCAACTTTTTAAAGCTGGGTAAAAGCATTGATCTGCCAACTTAATGCCCCTTCCAACATGCAAGGTCTTTTTAATCACATCGAATCGTGTAGGACCTAACTACTGAGCTAAAAGGCTGACTTTAGGTGGTGGGTGGTCACTGGGATCTACTTTTAGTCATGTGAGCACATAGTAGAATTGCAACGGAGAGGGGCGACAAGTAGTGGGCTGCTAGGATTTAAGCAGGAAGCCACAGCTGCTCTCGCTCACAACCGAGATCCACTTTAGCGCCAGAGCCAGAAATCTTTTTGTGCGGAGTTATATTCACGTCGTTACGGCCGTGGAACTACATGCACACAGCATACACCGCGCAAGCCTGGCCTCCTagccaaaatctttaaaaactaatgcaattaaaattaattaattaatgtcaCTTACCAGCACAGTGCGCATTACCCAGGGCAGTGGAATCCTCACAACCGCCGCAAAGCAACTGCCTGAACTGAAGCCTAGATCCCGATCGTGAAATTCCAGCTCGATTAGTGACAACGTAGTGGCTCTGAAAAGAGCCTTTGGGGCTTGGGCAAGAAGACGCTTACTGGGCAAGTTTACTTGGCGCTGGTGTACTTGGTGACGGCCTTGGTGCCCTCGGACACGGCGTGCTTGGCCAGCTCCCCGGGCAGCAGCAGGCGCACGGCCGTCTGGATCTCCCTGGACGTGATGGTCGAGCGCTTGTTGTAATGCGCCAGGCGCGACGCCTCGCCCGCGATGCGCTCGAAGATGTCGTTGACAAACGAGTTCATGATGCCCATGGCCTTGGACGAGATGCCCGTGTCGGGGTGCACCTGCTTCAGCACCTTGTACACGTACACCGAGTAGCTCTCCTTGCGGCTGCGCTTGCGCTTCTTGCCGTCCTTCTTCTGCGCCTTGGTCACCGCCTTCTTGGAGCCCTTCTTCGGGGCCGGCGCGGACTTGGCAAGCTCGGGCATGATGGAGAGAAGACAGACGTtactcaaagaagagaaaaaaagtgtagTGTGAGCAAAGTGCCGCCGGTCCCTTTCATATAGAACCTCTCATGCAAATTAGGCGTAAGTTAAAGTCCTGTGTCTGATTGGTGACTATTCAAACCAACGTCAGAAATTAGTTGCCCAATCAAAATGCGAGAATCCGGAAGTTGCATTTCCATTGGTTAAGATAAAGCCGCAACCGTAACCAATGTAAAACCTTCTTTTTCGCGCCCAACAGCGGCTATAAAAAGTGCTGGACTCGGCTTTTGCTTTTGCCACCACTTGCATTGTGCTTGAGTTCCTGATGTCGGGACGCGGGAAGCAGGGCGGCAAGGCTCGCGCCAAGGCCAAGACGCGCTCGTCGCGGGCCGGCCTCCAGTTCCCGGTGGGCCGCGTCCACCGCCTGCTCCGCAAGGGCAACTACGCGGAGCGGGTCGGGGCGGGCGCGCCGGTGTACCTGGCGGCCGTGCTGGAGTACCTGACGGCCGAGATCCTGGAGCTGGCGGGCAACGCGGCCCGCGACAACAAGAAGACGCGCATCATCCCGCGCCACCTGCAGCTGGCCATCCGCAACGACGAGGAGCTCAACAAGCTGCTGGGCCGCGTGACCATCGCGCAGGGCGGCGTCCTGCCCAACATCCAGGCCGTGCTGCTGCCCAAGAAGACCGAGAGCCACCACAAGGCCAAATGAGCGGCTAGTTAGAGACGTTCCAAATCAAAGGCTCTTTTCAGAGCCACCTATAACCTCACA is a window encoding:
- the LOC112910319 gene encoding histone H2B type 1-L, which translates into the protein MPELAKSAPAPKKGSKKAVTKAQKKDGKKRKRSRKESYSVYVYKVLKQVHPDTGISSKAMGIMNSFVNDIFERIAGEASRLAHYNKRSTITSREIQTAVRLLLPGELAKHAVSEGTKAVTKYTSAK
- the LOC112910314 gene encoding histone H2A type 1-E-like, which codes for MSGRGKQGGKARAKAKTRSSRAGLQFPVGRVHRLLRKGNYAERVGAGAPVYLAAVLEYLTAEILELAGNAARDNKKTRIIPRHLQLAIRNDEELNKLLGRVTIAQGGVLPNIQAVLLPKKTESHHKAK